One part of the Anopheles coustani chromosome 2, idAnoCousDA_361_x.2, whole genome shotgun sequence genome encodes these proteins:
- the LOC131265889 gene encoding uncharacterized protein LOC131265889 has protein sequence MSTRKSASSLLPGSNQSKSSHRSVLQGTKNFVWNREEVSSNLPYYNHNYEIPFNRPPNEVNFMGGLGSKKPNFRSKLHPQRFSTVQKLMRMRTSNRILETLTEDLRNVNLCRHRGEQQRKAKNVTEFIKKMTDELQTAGNIEHSTPSDQSDVLRNTVRKKLTNDDYKEMIKRLDRILLEDDRPSAGANVSFRDWATRERHNFKNRSNIELMRRERETLESELCSSVDTRSHEFISNEGRRVTKIRRATKIPHVEGHMYGPFTQLPIVDPLLENETKFGIPLSLLVRSYREMDTKKEGERNLIDTRLSHMRIPLCPKSSDSSEDEDQMEEVKILTFLRTPYFPIPTIRRQKKRRKDRLRSRWLQKNRLKRITMLLYDRSLENMRSSRRKKGKRQADLAGTSRGSSASVPPTTGRSSADRKSASSLEDRSRVALTEKRRRYYNFIEEKSNQYRRKYDENLQQRMTTFQDFKASETASDDGCMSETSRRKAKLQALQLEEPKPALEKLELRFPPNRFKSLSKSDTRKGAFYIDPEFYDKMRDFKKYKQRSKYYTSLMRSRPDIRQRLQVNGPDFEEEQLGPGEKYFSRLATEWDNYYVHELRYRPRTRKFCPKTDILSMRERRRKVFLQYFIEENLLQRRARQSLERRYANWIKNFCKRIRPQFKVWKEEAYSKLVSATDREKEATQKTARLKGVLQARQNKMDSVTERILLLEDRWARVMQIRNYYYLLMDSQWRLKNDFFHRADDGSLLSVSDSIQNCKSLFIRTEGNNIATEIADFYVSKTFPALERLPSCEPDAELLKRGLIQLNLRTIDLISKYNQKLMVFSKIDYHYKDVLEQFPKYFTSHYDTLNLYNAKMESVQSKNEQLKAQYYDLLGEPLKDCVYNKIMRIITSAIGQLYLFIRKLQHRQVEIVEISAKSKLSAIHQHIMDLLSLLDQLPMDVLKVAEKEARKNRKTLFREAHGAYKRKMVLDLLRKQLRFHVKK, from the exons ATGTCGACAAGAAAAAGCGCTAGTTCGCTCCTTCCTGGAAGCAACCAAAGCAAATCCAGCCACCGTTCGGTGCTTCAG GGTACGAAAAATTTTGTGTGGAACCGCGAGGAGGTGTCGTCTAACCTGCCGTACTACAATCACAACTATGAGATCCCGTTCAATCGACCCCCGAACGAGGTTAACTTTATGGGTGGGCTCGGTAGCAAGAAGCCGAACTTCCGCTCGAAGCTGCACCCGCAacggttttccaccgttcaGAAGCTGATGCGTATGCGAACGTCAAATCGGATCTTGGAGACGCTCACGGAGGATCTGAGGAACGTGAACCTTTGCCGGCATCGGGGTGAGCAGCAACGGAAGGCTAAGAATGTGACCGAGTTCATTAAGAAGATGACGGACGAGCTGCAGACGGCCGGGAACATTGAGCATTCTACTCCGTCGGATCAGTCGGACGTCCTGCGCAACACCGTCCGGAAGAAGCTCACCAACGATGACTACAAGGAGATGATCAAACGGCTCGATCGGATCCTGCTGGAGGACGATCGCCCGTCGGCCGGCGCGAACGTGTCGTTCCGTGACTGGGCCACCCGGGAGCGGCACAACTTCAAGAACCGCAGCAACATCGAACTGATGCGCCGGGAACGGGAGACACTCGAGTCGGAGCTGTGCTCCTCGGTGGACACGCGCTCGCACGAGTTCATCTCGAACGAGGGCCGCCGGGTGACGAAGATCCGGCGGGCGACGAAGATCCCGCACGTCGAGGGCCACATGTACGGGCCGTTCACGCAGCTGCCGATCGTGGATCCGCTGCTGGAGAACGAGACCAAGTTCGGCATCCCGCTGAGCCTGCTGGTGCGCTCCTACCGCGAGATGGACACCAAGAAGGAAGGTGAGCGTAACCTAATCGATACCCGGCTGTCTCACATGCGCATTCCTCTGTGTCCGAAAAGCAGCGACTCGTCCGAGGACGAGGACCAGATGGAGGAGGTCAAGATCCTCACCTTCCTTCGGACGCCTTACTTCCCCATACCGACGATAAGGCGGCAGAAGAAGCGCCGCAAGGATCGGCTCCGGAGCCGCTGGCTGCAGAAGAACCGGCTGAAGCGCATCACGATGCTGCTGTACGATCGTTCGCTGGAGAACATGCGATCGAGCAGGCGTAAGAAGGGCAAGCGCCAGGCGGACCTCGCGGGAACATCGCGGGGCTCGAGTGCTAGCGTTCCACCGACGACGGGACGAAGTTCGGCCGATCGGAAAAGTGCCAGCTCGCTGGAGGATCGCTCGAGGGTTGCTTTGACCGAGAAGCGGCGTCGCTACTACAACTTCATCGAGGAAAAGTCAAACCAATACCGCCGGAAGTACGACGAAAACTTGCAGCAACGGATGACCACGTTTCAGGACTTCAAAGCGAGCGAAACGGCCTCGGACGATGGGTGCATGTCGGAGACGAGCCGGAGGAAGGCGAAACTGCAAGCGTTGCAGCTCGAGGAGCCGAAGCCGGCCCTGGAGAAGCTCGAGCTACGCTTCCCACCGAACCGCTTCAAGAGCCTCTCGAAGAGCGACACCCGAAAAGGGGCGTTCTACATCGATCCGGAGTTTTACGACAAGATGCGAGACTTCAAGAAAT ATAAACAGCGCTCCAAGTACTACACCAGCCTGATGCGGTCCCGCCCGGACATTCGCCAGCGGCTGCAGGTGAACGGGCCGGACTTCGAGGAGGAGCAGCTCGGGCCGGGCGAGAAGTACTTCAGCCGGCTGGCGACCGAGTGGGACAACTACTACGTCCACGAGCTTCGCTACCGGCCCCGGACGCGCAAGTTCTGCCCGAAGACGGACATCCTCAGTATGCGCGAGCGGCGGCGCAAGGTGTTCCTGCAGTACTTCATCGAGGAGAACCTGCTGCAACGCCGGGCACGCCAAAGTTTGGAACGTCGGTATGCGAATTGGATTAAAAACTTTTGCAAG CGTATCAGACCACAGTTTAAAGTTTGGAAGGAAGAGGCGTACTCGAAGCTGGTATCGGCCACTGACCGGGAAAAGGAAGCGACCCAGAAAACGGCACGGCTTAAGGGCGTCCTGCAAGCTCGTCAAAACAAGATGGATTCGGTTACGGAGCGCATTCTGCTGCTGGAGGATCGCTGGGCTAGGGTTATGCAAATTAGG AACTACTACTACCTTTTGATGGATTCACAATGGCGTTTGAAGAATGATTTCTTCCATCGTGCTGATGACGGTTCACTTCTTTCG gTTTCTGACAGCATTCAAAACTGTAAATCATTGTTCATACGCACCGAGGGCAACAATATCGCGACGGAAATAGCGGACTTCTACGTGTCGAAAACATTTCCCGCTCTGGAACGGCTGCCGAGTTGTGAACCGGACGCGGAGTTGTTGAAACGGGGCCTGATACAGCTGAACCTGCGTACGATCGACCTGATCAGCAAGTACAACCAGAAGCTGATGGTGTTCAGCAAGATAGACTACCACTACAAGGACGTGCTGGAGCAGTTTCCCAAGTACTTCACCAGCCACTACGACACGCTGAATCTGTACAACGCCAAAATGGAATCGGTCCAGAGTAAAAACGAACAGCTGAAGGCGCAGTACTACGATCTGCTGGGAGAACCGTTGAAAGATTGCGTCTACAA CAAAATCATGCGCATCATCACATCCGCGATTGGTCAACTGTATTTGTTCATACGCAAGCTGCAGCATCGCCAGGTGGAGATCGTTGAGATCAGCGCCAAAAGCAAACTTTCGGCAATACATCAGCACATTATG GATTTACTTTCGTTGCTGGATCAACTTCCAATGGATGTTCTAAAAGTGGCCGAAAAGGAGGCTCGAAAAAATCGTAAAACTCTGTTCCGGGAAGCGCACGGAGCTTACAAGCGTAAGATGGTACTcgacctgctgcggaaacaACTTCGTTTCCATGTTAAAAAGTAA